Proteins from a single region of Ogataea parapolymorpha DL-1 chromosome IV, whole genome shotgun sequence:
- a CDS encoding Mitochondrial import inner membrane translocase subunit TIM22: MNNPFLPPPKKPMAEMTQEEQAEQGARQIMEFISSCPGKAVMSGVSGFVLGGFFGLFMASMSYDVAPGMGPGPSQQIADLPFKQQVKIQFTDMGRRTWSSAKNFGYIGLIFSGVECSIESLRAKNDIWNGTMAGCITGGGLAIKSGPTSTLIGCAGFAAFSTAIDLYMRSENGKPPANDYNE, from the coding sequence ATGAACAATCCATTCTTGCCCCCTCCAAAGAAGCCCATGGCGGAGATGACTCAGGAAGAGCAGGCCGAACAGGGAGCACGCCAGATCATGGAGTTTATCTCGTCGTGCCCCGGGAAGGCTGTGATGTCTGGAGTGTCGGGTTTCGTTCTCGGAGGTTTCTTCGGACTGTTCATGGCGTCCATGTCGTACGACGTGGCTCCTGGAATGGGGCCTGGTCCGTCGCAACAGATCGCAGATCTCCCATTCAAACAGCAGGTGAAAATCCAGTTCACGGATATGGGACGGCGAACGTGGTCGTCGGCCAAGAACTTTGGATACATCGGACTGATTTTCTCGGGAGTCGAGTGTAGCATCGAATCCTTGCGCGCCAAAAACGACATATGGAATGGAACAATGGCAGGATGCATAACAGGAGGTGGGCTTGCCATCAAGAGCGGGCCTACGTCGACGCTGATTGGATGCGCTGGTTTCGCGGCCTTCAGTACTGCTATCGATTTGTATATGCGGAGCGAGAACGGCAAGCCTCCTGCTAATGACTATAACGAATGA
- a CDS encoding Chitin synthase 1 translates to MQYSQSDETVNGLPTENPWMQINGEEDDFERSYLPHRREANSIYHTPEHGYGSRDRLYGSPSPHKRTYSPSPERLYYSPSRGAEYPPRIPKLSPFEEKVESISLHSDRRDPFVTQPPHIGAYHMDNDVDSDHTFVPFPVLNNSYYPINTPKDHFDPFDYRYEEESHEDYDDDTSSDVSVTSARQVKMVNGNLVLDCPVSDVLLNKYTTSLSEKDREFLFMRFQACTCQPADFVFRNFSLRQRFYSQPRSTELMVVITMYNESDILLARTLKGVFKNIRHLYSLKHSSTWGQDAWQKVVVCVVSDGRTKIHPKAKALLGALGVYQEGFAKNKVNDDKVVSHIYEYTTMVGISKVDEHEIKLTTENQIPIQMIFCLKETNQKKINSHAWALEAFAPVLNPNVVVLLDVGTEPEGKALYKLWRAFKDPRVAGACGEIRASLGKNSRLLLNPLVAAQNFEYKISNILDKPMESVFGFVTVLPGAFSAYRYQALLGAPLQKYLKGEDLKRSNSGGIFNANMYLAEDRILCFELVAKQNCEWLLKYVNTAAAYTDVPEELHDFISQRRRWLNGSFFAAIYSLFHFYKVWSTSHSVSRKLLLHIQFLYQFINLLVSWFSLGSYFLVFRILTVYLAEPEADFAPGNVLSVFFLWLYLASIVTTFVLSFGNKPKGTKKFYLVIVAFFAILMVYMIFAAIFMAVKSIQDIMSEHRDDFSIKLIFTETRFRDLIVATTSTYALYFIGSFIFLDPYHMITSFVQYLLLSPAYINVLNIYAFCNIHDISWGTKGDDSKNDLGVARISKNTQDGELEIVIPTTKSQIDNAYKRMINELTTRLSEKEVKVNEEEEDAFYFAFIRSMTVLVWMITNFIVIALVTETGGLYQFTPDSTSSSSYLPNTRISVFLTVILWIVAFMALFRFIGCCAYLIMKLVDWFKLRKFRNEYQTKGAAFSV, encoded by the coding sequence ATGCAGTACAGTCAGTCGGACGAGACTGTGAACGGACTGCCCACAGAGAACCCGTGGATGCAGATCAACGGGGAGGaggacgattttgagcgatCGTACCTGCCCCATCGAAGAGAGGCCAACAGCATCTACCACACGCCAGAGCACGGGTACGGATCCCGGGACCGCCTCTACGGTAGTCCTTCTCCCCACAAACGCACATACTCGCCCTCGCCAGAACGTCTGTACTACTCTCCCTCGCGCGGAGCAGAGTACCCGCCACGAATCCCAAAACTCTCGCCATTTGAGGAAAAGGTGGAATCCATCTCGTTGCACAGCGACCGGAGAGACCCGTTTGTGACCCAGCCTCCACATATCGGCGCATACCATATGGATAATGATGTTGACTCTGATCACACTTTTGTGCCGTTTCCAGTCTTGAACAATTCGTACTACCCGATCAACACTCCTAAAGATCACTTTGACCCGTTTGACTACCGGTACGAAGAAGAGAGCCACGAAGACTACGACGATGACACCAGCTCGGATGTGAGTGTGACCTCTGCCCGACAGGTGAAGATGGTGAATGGCAATCTGGTGCTGGATTGTCCCGTCAGTGAtgtgctgctcaacaagtaCACCACATCGCTCTCTGAAAAAGATCGAGAGTTCCTATTTATGCGGTTCCAGGCGTGCACATGCCAGCCGGCAGACTTTGTCTTCCGCAACTTCTCGCTTCGTCAGCGATTCTATTCGCAGCCGCGATCAACAGAACTGATGGTTGTGATTACCATGTACAATGAGAGCGACATTCTTCTGGCCCGGACGCTAAAAGGAGTCTTTAAAAATATCCGCCATCTGTATTCGCTCAAACACTCGTCCACATGGGGGCAGGACGCGTGGCAGAAAGTGGTGGTTTGTGTTGTGAGTGACGGAAGAACCAAAATACACCCCAAGGCCAAAGCGCTTTTGGGAGCTCTGGGTGTGTACCAAGAAGGGTTTGCGAAAAACAAAGTCAACGACGATAAGGTTGTGAGTCACATTTACGAGTATACCACAATGGTCGGAATCAGCAAGGTGGACGAGCACGAAATCAAGCTGACCACAGAAAATCAAATACCCATTCAGATGATCTTCTGTTTGAAGGAGAcaaaccagaaaaaaataaactcGCATGCATGGGCTCTGGAAGCTTTTGCGCCGGTGCTCAATCCGAACGTCGTTGTATTGCTGGATGTGGGGACCGAACCAGAGGGAAAAGCGCTCTATAAACTATGGAGAGCCTTCAAAGATCCACGGGTGGCAGGGGCCTGTGGAGAAATCAGGGCCAGTCTTGGAAAAAACAGCCGGCTGCTTCTCAATCCGCTAGTGGCAGCACAAAACTTCGAGTACAAAATCAGCAACATCCTGGACAAGCCAATGGAATCTGTGTTTGGGTTTGTGACCGTGCTCCCGGGAGCGTTCAGTGCATACCGATACCAGGCTCTCCTGGGTGCACCGCtccaaaaatatttgaagGGAGAAGACCTCAAAAGATCCAACAGCGGAGGTATATTCAACGCCAACATGTATCTCGCTGAGGACAGAATCCTCTGTTTCGAGCTGGTGGCTAAGCAGAATTGTGAGTGGCTGCTGAAGTATGTCAACACTGCCGCCGCATACACGGACGTTCCAGAAGAGTTGCACGATTTCATTTCTCAGCGAAGACGATGGTTGAATGGCTCATTTTTCGCAGCGATCTACTCTCTGTTTCATTTCTACAAAGTCTGGTCTACATCTCACTCTGTGAGTCGCAAGCTCTTGTTGCACATCCAGTTTCTCTATCAGTTTATTAATCTTCTGGTGTCGTGGTTCTCGCTTGGGTCGTACTTCCTTGTGTTTCGAATTCTGACTGTCTACCTTGCCGAGCCGGAGGCAGATTTTGCCCCAGGAAACGTTCTGTCGGTGTTTTTTCTCTGGCTCTATCTGGCCTCCATTGTGACTACGTTTGTGCTTTCCTTCGGTAACAAACCGAAAGGAACAAAGAAGTTCTATCTGGTGATTGTGGCGTTCTTCGCCATTTTAATGGTGTACATGATATTTGCTGCGATCTTTATGGCCGTGAAGAGTATTCAGGATATTATGAGCGAACACAGAGACGATTTCAGCATCAAGCTCATTTTCACGGAAACACGATTCCGCGATCTCATCGTGGCTACCACATCGACCTACGCATTGTATTTCATTGGGTCTTTTATCTTTTTGGACCCGTACCACATGATCACCAGTTTTGTACAGTACCTGCTGCTGAGTCCAGCCTACATCAATGTGCTAAATATCTACGCCTTCTGCAATATCCACGACATCTCGTGGGGAACTAAAGGAGACGACTCCAAAAACGATTTGGGTGTGGCGAGAATTTCAAAGAATACGCAGGATGGAGAGCTCGAAATTGTCATTCCAACCACCAAGAGCCAAATCGATAATGCCTACAAAAGAATGATTAACGAGCTCACTACAAGACTCTCggaaaaagaagtcaaagtcaacgaggaagaggaggacgcTTTCTATTTTGCCTTTATCCGTTCGATGACGGTGCTTGTCTGGATGATCACCAACTTCATAGTAATCGCGCTGGTCACCGAAACTGGCGGTCTGTATCAATTCACCCCGGACAGCacgagctcgtcgagctATCTGCCAAACACGCGCATATCTGTGTTTTTGACCGTTATTCTCTGGATTGTGGCATTCATGGCGCTGTTCCGTTTCATTGGGTGTTGTGCCTACCTGATCATGAAGCTCGTGGACTGGTTCAAGCTACGCAAATTTAGGAACGAGTACCAGACCAAAGGAGCTGCGTTCTCTGTATAA
- a CDS encoding glutamine amidotransferase DUG3, whose product MCRFLIYKGTEPMLLASLLTRPAHSIINQSFDSRLRVDHTPVNGDGFGVGYYTPDEESDKTVSGTPCVYKAITPAWNNQNLQKLAEKTKSKLIFAHVRASTYGVLSETNCHPFTYHRLMFMHNGGISGFGKIKRLLIQHIEDEFFLTIQGSTDSECSFALFLDCLYKLGYDPKEEKQIPHSALRQALETTIQLIKDWVKQVNPTQPAEPSLLNFAVTDGESICVSRYVSSKTDEAASLYFSTGSRFIEVEPSRYKMERLDRSQDIIMIASEPLTFERGDWISVPSNSILTVKGQTVLLHPIKDEYYQSDPTYTRSSEFAQKKGLMGTYPKAEIVNNNLPPLEREGRSRSIVA is encoded by the coding sequence ATGTGCCGATTTCTAATTTACAAGGGCACAGAGCCCATGTTGCTCGCCAGTCTGCTTACAAGACCGGCCCATTCGATCATCAACCAATCTTTTGACTCCCGGCTCCGGGTCGACCACACGCCCGTCAACGGAGACGGATTCGGCGTGGGATACTATACCCCAGACGAGGAGTCAGACAAGACGGTTTCGGGTACTCCATGTGTTTACAAGGCGATCACACCGGCTTGGAACAACCAGAACCTGCAGAAACTGGCAGAGAAGACGAAATCGAAGCTCATTTTCGCCCACGTGAGAGCGTCCACGTACGGTGTCCTGAGCGAAACAAATTGCCATCCGTTCACATACCACCGGCTCATGTTCATGCACAATGGCGGGATCTCTGGTTTTGGCAAGATCAAGCGATTGCTTATACAGCACATCGAGGACGAGTTTTTCCTCACGATCCAGGGCTCTACCGACTCTGAATGCTCGTTTGCATTGTTTTTAGACTGTTTATACAAGCTGGGATACGACCccaaggaggagaagcagatTCCACATTCTGCGCTCAGACAGGCTCTCGAAACCACCATCCAGCTCATCAAGGACTGGGTCAAACAGGTGAACCCAACACAACCGGCCGAACCGTCGCTCCTCAACTTCGCCGTCACCGACGGCGAATCGATCTGTGTTTCGCGGTACGTGAGCTCGAAAACCGACGAGGCAGCCTCGCTGTATTTCTCCACCGGTTCCCGGTTCATCGAGGTCGAACCTTCCAGATACAAAATGGAACGTCTTGACCGGTCCCAGGATATCATTATGATCGCTTCAGAACCGCTCACATTTGAGAGAGGCGACTGGATCTCTGTGCCGTCAAATTCGATTTTGACCGTCAAGGGCCAAACCGTGCTCCTGCACCCTATCAAAGACGAATACTACCAGAGCGACCCAACATACACCAGATCGTCCGAATTTGCGCAGAAAAAGGGCCTCATGGGAACGTACCCGAAGGCAGAGatcgtcaacaacaactTGCCGCCGCTGGAAAGAGAGGGAAGATCGAGATCTATTGTCGCATAG
- a CDS encoding mitochondrial transport protein FSF1, giving the protein MASSIPGPVPLPASQYDLSTYMGRVKHCAGISDPTMLLNTSKDIEEAKRLVWDYKNGVIPQMTPELWRAKRILDSSIHPDTGETVLLPFRMSSCVLSNLVVTAGMLTPGLGNAGTLFWQIANQSLNVAINTANANKSHPLTTKQLVTNYFLAVGASCGVALGLNSIVPRLKNVSANTRLILGRLVPFAAVVSAGIVNVFLMRSEEIKKGISVFDKDGNELGTSKRAAVQAVGETAASRVINATPIMVIPPLLLVRMQKTILKGKGPAIQNLANIGLITATSFLVLPFALAVFPQRREVSVSQLEDKFHGLKNKNGEEIKTVQFNRGI; this is encoded by the coding sequence ATGGCATCCTCTATCCCTGGGCCGGTGCCTTTGCCAGCATCGCAATATGATCTCTCCACATACATGGGAAGAGTCAAGCACTGCGCTGGAATTTCGGATCCGACAATGCTGCTCAACACCTCCAAAGACATTGAGGAGGCTAAACGACTCGTCTGGGACTACAAGAACGGAGTCATTCCTCAAATGACGCCGGAGCTCTGGCGTGCAAAGCGGATCCTCGACTCTTCCATCCACCCGGACACCGGAGAAACGGTCCTCCTGCCTTTCAGAATGTCCTCGTGCGTTTTGTCAAACCTGGTGGTCACTGCGGGCATGCTAACTCCAGGTCTGGGCAACGCAGGAACGCTGTTCTGGCAGATCGCAAACCAGTCGCTGAATGTGGCGATCAACACCGCAAATGCCAACAAGTCGCACCCACTGAccaccaaacagcttgtCACAAACTACTTCTTGGCCGTCGGAGCCTCCTGTGGTGTAGCTCTGGGCCTGAATTCTATTGTTCCCCGGCTGAAAAACGTTTCTGCCAACACTCGACTCATTCTCGGCCGTTTGGTGCCATTTGCTGCCGTTGTTTCTGCAGGTATCGTCAACGTGTTCCTCATGAGGAGTGAAGAGATCAAAAAGGGCATTTCCGTCTTCGACAAGGACGGAAACGAGCTGGGAACGTCTAAACGTGCGGCTGTGCAGGCTGTCGGCGAGACTGCCGCTTCGCGGGTGATCAACGCCACGCCGATCATGGTCATCCCTCCTTTGTTGCTTGTTCGCATGCAAAAAACCATTCTGAAGGGTAAGGGCCCTGCAATCCAGAACCTAGCTAATATTGGTCTCATCACCGCCACCTCGTTCCTGGTGCTCCCTTTTGCCCTGGCAGTTTTCCCTCAACGCCGCGAGGTCAGCGTgagccagctggaagaCAAATTCCACGGcctgaaaaacaaaaacggcgaggaaatcaagacTGTCCAGTTCAACAGGGGCATTTGA